Genomic DNA from Theobroma cacao cultivar B97-61/B2 chromosome 3, Criollo_cocoa_genome_V2, whole genome shotgun sequence:
TACGTGCCTACTGCTCTTTTTCCTTATTTCAGTTAAATAAGTTTCTCAGTATGCTTGCTTGCCTTGAAGTACTGGCAATGAACTAAGATCATTTCTTTCTCACCAAGAGATTATGTGCCTTTTGCGCATTTTGATCTTATCACAGTATGaactgaaaattaaaaaaaaagaaaaaaatcttttagGCTTTGTAGTAACAGCCCTAGAAGTGCATTTTTGATGAAACTTAGCAGCTCTAAATTTGATCGAATAGAAAAATGTAGCTTGGGCCAAGGAGCATTTGCTAGTTTGCAGTAAAGCATATTCATTTCTATCTACTGTTCAAAAACTGGGGCTACAATAGTTGAAGCAATGTGCTGAAGTGTATAGTTTCTTGCATGATCTTGACTATTTTTCTGGTTGCATGGTGTGTAACTTCCAACTTTTTAGATGATTAAGGGCTGACAAAGTAAACCATAGATGCAGCATTCAAGACAAACACAACTAACCCTTAGACAAGAAAACTTTGTTTTCAATTGTCTTGGCAGCTTACCTCCTTGAGATGACACACCAAGGTAGTTGGGCTCTTGTGACATTAATGGACTGATTTGTGCTTCATGGTTAACAAGGGTGTATGCAGGGTACATGACCGCAGATTAATTCAAGTTGTATTCTGTAGCTTGTTTGGCTGGACATTCATTTTACAATTTAAGTTGCATTGGACTTTAGATTTTGtcatgtatcaaatttctaaTGTTTGAGATAGAACTAGTCCCTGTATAGGATGTCTATGGTTTATTGCCCAATGATTATGGCTTCAACAACCAGTGCTGTTTGGTTGAAAGTGTGGTTGGGAGGATTTTTGGAATTTGAGTAATATCAGATTTTGAGACGAATTTATTTGGAACATGATTGCATGGGGAACATCAGCTTACTTTTTGGGTAGAATATTTAAGGCAATAAATCAGGAAAGTCATGTTAAGTTCATAGGaaacaaattttatgtttatactTTGAATTGAACTCAATgtggttattttttttttgtttttttgtttattgttgGAGATTGTTGGTCAATCTCTGCAATATCTGATGATGCCTGCTAggtttttaatctttttgatGTTCATTTATAATCAGATCATATTGCTTACTTTCCAAGATTATTacattaaatttgatttgtaCTATACATTTTATTTCTAGTTAGTGTTTATATTACGAGGGTTctgttatttttcttagaCTTCCATTCCTGCATGGTTTTATGTTTCAGGTGTACAAGGTTTGATCCTGTACATCATGATATTAGTTTAATCACATATCCCTTAAACATATGAATTGGGCCAGGATTTGATGGTTTATTCTCACGGTGAACGTTTACCAGGACTATGAAACTGCTAGTGCCATTGGGTCAAAATCATATAATGCAATTATGGGAGAGCTTGTTGCATTGGAAACACGAAATATGGAGGTTTCACGTAAAAATAATTCTGAAGATTGTGTGGATTTTGCTGCTGCAACAACTGCCACTCTAGGAGTTCCGTCTCCTAGCCTGTCAAAAACCAGATCTTTTGATGATTCTCCTCGTTCTGCATCTGATCAGCAAAGATTAAGAAAAGGAGATCTTGAGGAGGAAGCAGAGTTATTGAGAGCCTTGAAATTATCAGAGGCTGAATTGCCAACCTCAGTTGGTGATCCTGGCAGTTTAGATGAAAGATCATGTTTAAAGAACCTTGTTTCTGTAGACTCTGTAGATACACCAGAGGGGGACAAAGGTGTTGAAGATCAAAACTTGCATTGGCATGAACCATCCTTTTCAGATAATTGCAATGCCTTGAGCAATGATAGTGGTAGTAAGACATTTTTTGAGACCATCACAAGGGAAGTGTTCTCAAAGACTGATGGGGTTAATCAGAATCAATCATCGTATGTTATATCTGGAGAACCTACCCTTTCTAATGATGTGGTTGAGAAGAGCAGTGTTGAGACTACGATTGTTAAGTGGAGTAGTGCTGATGAATTAAGCCAGATTGAAGGTGCGGTTCCTGTTTCACTGGCAAAGGATACTGCATGTATAGATGGAAACAACACTGAAATTTCACCAGGGGGTGAAAAGATTGAGACTCAATCCACTTCTGCAACTGATGCTCAAAAAATTCCAGATAATGTGAACGGATGTGACATGACAGAAGTATCATCCGTGTCTATACAAAATGCCGATTCTGATTCATCTAGTGGAAGAATACATCATGCAGATGTGCCAGAAGCTTTTACTTCTAGTCTTGATGGAAGTGAACCTATATATGAAGGAGAAGAATGCATATTAGATTCAGTAACAACAACATATGAAGACCGGGAGCCTATATATGAAGGTGAGGTGATTCTTGCAGAACAAGCTGACAAAAAAGCTGTAGAGGGCTGCAATGTGAGGTCTAAAGATGAAATTACTCCACAACAAGGTTAGTGGTGCACCTTATAGAAAATGTAAACCTATATCCTCGTAGAGTGTGTAAatgttttttcaattaatttgagGTCCTTTTTTTGTTGGTTGTTGCTTTCTTAAGAATTgctataaagtaaaaataatttattttcttatccattaaagtttaatttttaatttctaattcaTAAAAAAGTTATTTGCTTTTTTTAACCAAATGCAATTTTATTGTCGTACTATTTTCATGTGTTTATTCAAAGATAACTTACCATTCATCTTCTCAATGCTCTTCAGGGGAACTGATTGCAAACTTCTTGAAGAACAACGCTAGTCAATTGACCTTTTATGGGTATGTTGAGTAGCTGTTTAGATGTTTAAAGATCTAATTCCTTCTCGAGTCTATTACatctttatttatatggtATGATGAAGCTTGTCGTATAGTgactatttatatattttgcaGGCTTTTTTGCTTACAAGATGGTCTTAAAGAACGTGAGCTTTGTGTTTTCTTTCGTAATAATCATTTCAGCACCATGTTTAAGGTTAGGAGCTGGAACCACTTCTTTCTGTGAATTATTGCTGTGGCTGTCTATGAACTGCCAATTATGCTTGTAACAGTTGAAGAACTTGACTAAATTAATAAGCTGATATGTGAACCAGGTTTCTTTGCTTAGTCAACTTTTAGTTATCGTGTGATTTATTGAATCTCATTTTATTTGCAGTATGACGGTGAACTCTATCTACTAGCTACTGACCAAGGCTATCTAAATCAGCCTGATTTGGTTTGGGAGAAGCTAAATGAGGTAAAATTGTTACCTACCAATCTTCTTAACCAAGGATCACTTTTTTGAGTTTTGGGTGTCATTTATTATTGTAGTCAAAATTAGTTAGGTGGATTGTTTACATTGTTCTTAATTTATAGTCTCAAAGAATATTGTAGTCACAAAGAAGGATCTTTAGCCAGTAGTGCTGTGGCCTCTGCATCGTGGGGCTATCATGAAGTATGTTGTGATGTTTAGCTGGGATGTTACAAGCGTTTTTTACTTGCATTATGAAATGATGGAAAATATCTCTTACCGAGGAAACAAAAATCTATGCCTGCCAATGGTTTTAGTATTGGAGGCTCTAGCTATAGTTGTGTGTGTTCCTGTTTGTTGATGTAGCAACTATGATTATGAATGAGGGGCAGAATATCACTCCTGAAATATTGTGCTTTGAAGGAAAACTAGATCTTTCTCCATGCTTTGCCTTGAAAGAGGTTCTTAAGCTAAACCACCGTGCTTAAAtggcaaaaaaataaaaaatggctTCTAAGACATATTTTCCTTATGTGATCCATAATACTAGTACCTTTTAAATGTTCTTCATTTGGTGATGTGGTTTTGTcctattattttgtttgttcaTTGTTTTTGTCCCTTCCAGCATcctaacaaaataaaataaaaattgaaaaatgagaGCAAAATGTTgctaaaatcttaaaattttaaatttgaacctTCTAACTGTTGAGAACCTATGATGTTTCTGTTATTGATTCTTTTCTGAAGTTTGGTATCCAAAATTTAACTCCCCATGCTTTCAGGTCAATGGAGACACACTGTTTATGACTGGTAACTTCAAGGAATTCAAGGTGGATAGTCATGCCACTGCCACTTGGGATGAACAAAATGCGATGGCTAGTACTGCTGTATGTGTTTCCTTTTGGCAAGAAACTTTTGACTGATGGTATGAATGACTTTAATGAAACTTACATAAGATTTACATGCCACAGGACTACATTGCCAGCATTGATAGTGCAGCTCAAGCAGGATTGGACATAACGTAATTATCCAAGCTCTTGTTTATGtgtattaataataatttgttaTACAATAATTTCTCTTGATGTCAATAGTTTTTAACTGAATCTCAATAACTGCTTAATTCTTGGAAGCCATTATTCTGTGGTTTTAAGACATTCATTAGATAATATTTCTGAAATATTGctgtattttttataattaattttggaaaagtgatcatgttaaaatattttttaaaatctttcttgaatgaattaaaattttcttttttttttttaatggttcTTCATGATGCTCAGGTATGACAATTTTTATTAACCGTATGGTGTTATTATCGCAGCTCTGACTTACAGCTCGCAATAGCTCTACAGCAACAAGAGTTTGAACAACAGCCACAGCGTCAGAATGTCCAGCAGCCACCCATTGTAGGTGCTTCAAGATTAGTAACAGGTCCCCAGGTATTTTACTCCCTCTTCCATCTAAACATTCTGAATAACTGTCATCTTAGCGTCTGATCACTGATTCTTGGATCCTACATCGGGGTGTGTGCACTTATTTGTGGTGTGAAGGGCTTTCTTTTCCCAAACACAGCTGGTCTTACATGGGTTTTTAAGCGAAGTGATAAACTATTGTTGTGAAATATACTTTGTTTAGTAAGGGAGCTGTTTAGATGGAAGAGTTATGCGTTGCAAAGATGGGGCTATGAAGTAGGTACTTTTTATCATTACTTCGGTAGCAGTGTGGAATGATAAGAAGAGACTATTCTATTAGAAATTTTTGTGATAAGATCTGAAACCGTCTGCAAATGTTTGAGATTAAATTGGTCTTTCCATTAGTACCTAAATGCAGTCATGAATTAGACTGTGTGTTGATGATCTACTGGCTGCCCGAAAGATAATTAGTTGGTGTGACTTTAATAAGCTTGTTATTACTGATCCGACTAGCACTCTAGCACAAACAACAATTATTAgtaatctataattataattatttgccACTCCTCCTGTCAGACATCTTGACTTCAATTTATAGATGGACACTGTATGCCTCGTGTTGCAGAACATTAATTCTAAATGGCAGAAGTGGCATTTTGCAGGTGCCAAGAAACAGCGGAAGGaactcttcatcttcatcatcaaaGCAAGATgcaaaatcaaaagacaagTGTATCGTGATGTGAGTTTTCGCCATCAATGCATTTGGGAGGTGGTCTTATTGTAAATGGTTTGTCTGTCTTGGTCCCATTGTATTTCGACACTAATAAAACCCTGATTAACCATGCATGGCATTTTAGATCCAAGGTTTTGactgtaaaaaagaaaaagaaggaactATATACCGCAATAGCACTTCACTCTATCCAAAGCCTAGAACCAATCTTTCTTCCATGCTGGCAGCGTACTCTTCAAcagtttttatgttattttaagcATCCGTGTTTCTCGGAAATTGCAAATTTTGTGGTCCCAATCATAAGCAAGCTCAGCGTGACCCGTGGGAAACTTGAACATACCTCACCTCACCTCACCCCGCCTCCCCTCACCTCGTTCATGAAGGAGTAGCCCAGAGTGGAAAAAGTCATGCTGGGAACATTGTTATCAAAGCAGCAGCACATTTGGGACAGAGGCGTGATGGTGATGGAGCACAACAAATTGACAAGAGCAGCATTTGGGGattcaatttttgaaagagtcTGTATATGGCGTAGGGTTTGTTCTCTCTGGTCAATTCTCGATGCCTTCAACATCAATTGCTTCTTGTAGTGTCAGCGTCGACCAAGGTCTGGGCCTCATCTTTAATTGACTTGTCACTGGAGTAACTAGACTCTATAACCACTTGGTATCCGGTAAAAAATGTATGTGTTCAATTTCTTATTCACTTCgttttttcttcaaatccTTTCTCATCACTAAACCTTAAAATGTTTTACCTTCTCGCGCTTGGAAGTTGAAACATGTCACAATATATCaatcaattcataaaaatCTTTGATCACGTGGTACTTGCATATTGGAAGATGGATAAATCAAAGATTtactttaacaaaaaaattataaacgTGACATTCAACTTTGGAGCATTATGGTTTGAGAGCAAAAGCAGTGCTCTCAGTCTGAAAAGCAagcaattttcttttgtccaAATGCAACCGAAACTACGACAAAAGTTTTTATCGATGGGGATGTTGTTGCATCTTCAATCACAACACTTTCTTCTCATGCGTTCGCAATACCAAAACCCTTTGAAATTTGTACCATGGAAGTTGGAAAATCGGGGATTCGTCGCTTAATATTGCTGcgattataaataaataattaaagccAAATGATAGACCTTGTAACATATAATTGTACAATGCAACCAaccaatttatttattttttagataaataaaaataaaaggaaccAACCAATCTAATTTCTTTCAGGACCCACAAAGCTAATAACCAACAGCAATAGGCTGAGACCGTAACGTACAGATTCCGACTAAGCACCGACAACCTGgcccttttcttccttcaacATCTGCCcatgatttgatatttttcctttatttccagattaccaaaaggaaaaaaacctACACAAACAAACCATGCAAAGGTTCCTAGTAATCTAATCGGGTGTGGTCGTCAAACTTTTTTATATGATGAATACATAGTAATTAATAATCTAATGTTCTAGAACAATAGGCATTAGTTATTACTAGACGATTCAAGACACTAAACAATGCCAGAAAACTAGATCATTAGACCAAATTgtattattacttttttaattGGTTAGTTGGATAATAccaatttttataatatcaaTGTTTATAATTTGTGGGTTACCCTAAAAATCATGATTATTGACTTTGGAGAGGAGGTGTGAACTTTGTGAGGTTACAGAAGAATgcgagaaaagaagaacaaataggaaaagaaagggaaaaacagATGGAAAGGATGGATTGTGGGGTTGATGATTTTGACAACACCCACATCCATCCAAAATCCAAATTGCATACGTATATGTAATATTAGTAATTAGATAGTATTCATTTATGTATTAagtttattctattttattttttaaaacaaaaggttTTGAGGATATTTTAGTGATGAGGGTTGGGAAGGAGGGACCACTGTTTTTGTGGGAGTTGTTTTATTAGTAGGTATAAATGAGTtaatggaaaacaaaaaaaaaaaattagggtGGTCCCTTGAGGCTGAGGGTGTCGCAATCTTAGGTTTGGGAATAGGACAAAGCTACAGCTGTGACGCTGACCCCACTTCTACTTCCACCACCTCCAACGCCGATGctgcacttttcttttcttttcttttttcttgggaATTACGTCATTAACCTTCcaactctttctctttcttttctctttatttcttttctttccccttAATTTCTTGTTCGTGGTAACAAAGTTTATAGTAATTCAATTTGATCCAAGTAGATATTTGTAgacttaaattttattgtaaagATTTCATAAAACTTCTATCAATTAATACTTTTGAGATCaggaaaatttattaattaatagatGAATgaatagtttattaatttatacattaattaataaaaaattaatctattaagatattttcttttttttttaatattgaacttaatatatgcatggtgtgttaTGATTATACAAACTTTACCTAATTATcgaattattaattattattattattcggGGTGAGCAAATTATTGAGAATGTCatgaaaaatgtaaaatgaGATGAAGTTCAATATGATAAATGCattcaaagcaaaaatcacaatgcatgattttcttttacaaTATGAGAATACTATACTagaatttcttaatttttttaaaaaagttataGATGAGATCCAATGAGacattcattttaaaaaaaatcatatttgagtcatattttcataaactttttatatataattttgatatataaagagattattaatttatatattaagtgagcgttatatattttttaattattatcttataaattttttaataaatgattaATATATCACATTGGTCTCAAGTTAGAACTGATCAAAAATATTACTTAATAgaagttattaatttataaaattttactataattgtcaatattttttaaaatatattatttttaataatattttatattaaattcaataattgaccattttcaaaatatttttattgtcgTCTTTTTATCATATCAAAGTTTCACTCATGAATCAAATTTTTCGAGCATTAGATGCTTTAGAACTTctcaagttttttcttttttgcttgaCACGATAATATTGTCATAGTCCTTATCATATCAATTGTCCAATTCATATACTTAATCGCAAGTCATGTTTTGTGAAAAAATCATATTACGTGACTAGAGATTCCGTTTTTAAGTTCTCGCCGTCCATCGTTGACCCcaaaataaagataacaaTATAACTTTGACTtttacaatatttgatttaaacttaattaacttttactttttaaaaatacttgaatatttaatttattaactaaTCAGTATAAgatctttttattaaaagaataaagtttaattttttttatttcttttaaaaaaaacttatgcttttaaaaaaaaagggaaaatggaaatttcttataacttataaattttcttcctttgcaAAAATCTATGCatatattttttctatatttagAGTTATTCATAACCATTTTGTCTCGTCACTTTTTGAAGCACATGTGAAAGGTCCCAGAAGTTAGATTCTGCACGAAAGATATATAATCACATCTCATCATAtctaattttactttaatttttttaatttaggtCTAATTTTTAGAACAGTTGCTCCTAACTCTTTGATCATTACTGATTGTACTTTGATTTTAAGCTTTTCTCAAGAAAGTTGGGAATTatggaaataaaatatttaattaaatcaattgtatGCACACATCTGCATAGTTTCTATAAACGAGACATTACTTGTGAAGTGTGAAACCTGCATAAGAATATAAAAACCAATAATAAGAAggggaaaatgaaaatcacTTCCTTGCATTCAACGCAAACATTTCCACCAAAAGCACAAGGGGGGCGAACCCAAGGAAGCCATAGCATTTCCATGTCGTATAGTTTTTTTTGCTTGAAATCAACTCCATGGCAACTCTCCtacatctttttctttcttattttttatttcctcaAATGGAGTAGGACCCACTGCCTGAAATTGTCATAAAAGTGGCCCCACCACCAGTAGGAAACATCCAAGATTTGTCTTCAGATATGCCGAGTACCGACCATGGTAGTCcactttaaaataaaataaaaacatgctCAGAATTATCCAATTGCATAGCTTTCCAAAGAAACATCCATaaagttcaaaaaaaaaaaattacaaagtCAAGGGGAGAATGAGAAATTTGAATCTCTTGGACCTCACCCCTTCTAAGATAGGGTAATATATTaactgttaattaattttaattgtgttatatttgtatatataaataaaagaggtgaaaataacattttgtttgatttgaactaAGTATGTGAGTGTTCGTGTCattattcatattattttctctcttagtttttttttttatcaagaaaATAGTCAAAGAAAGTTATTTCTtattaaagaagaagaaaaaattagaaaaggaAACAAGTACCAAACAAGTGCTTATttgatctgatttttttttaactgatccacattttaaaagtaaaagttaTACCAAataagaatttgaaaaagctcttaaaaaaataatttttttaaaaaataaaatttcaaaaaaagtagtttaaaaaaaaactctataagggagatttctctctctttttttttaaacaaaaacatgcttcttttttaagagaatttttctttttatttcaaaaatgtcCTAATCTATTAAAAGTAATGTTAACattatttgttttcatttttatatgatttattattaattataaattttatgttatataaaaatactttttatactttttataaataaaaaaataaaattaacttttttctaTTATGAACAAAGGAATTtgtgattaataaaaaattatttattaaatatcctttatggtaattttaagccaaattagaacttatataaattatttagtcaaacaacttatttataaaaaataacttattaaactaaatttaccaaatagatttaacttaattttaaatttattatatttcataagagcttcataataagttttaaataaaaaaaaaagttaggcCAAACAGGCCCCAaatctctttgtttttttttttccttcatgaAATGTGGATTGggttatttttcttaatgagTAATAAAGTATTtttccattagttttttaaggggagtaattaaataaaagatagtatgtaacttttaaataaaatgattttcacaaaaaaaatccttttcaaatatcaatattatattttttaacttaattagGAGAAAAATACTCTCTTtgtctcattttatttatcatttactGACTTTTTTGATcaaatgaatttaattttggttattattttaaaaaaatattatataaaattaaaatctaaaaaaaatattaaatttttggaatttttaaaagttttataattttattaaaaaatatttaaaatttagcttgtttgataaaaaaaagtcaataaaaataaacaaaatgaaatgaaaggaGAAATAAGTATGCAATCTTCTGATTATACAAACTAGATATAAAAAcagaatatatataaatatatatgtttatatgttAATTGTCCATATACCAATAATATAGCATAAAGCTTAAATAAGctcttaaaatataaaaaaaaattaaataaacttttattcttttattacattcaatcaaatttttgtatttttattttgagtaaaataagcctttataactaatgattgactaattatcattaatcaaaatatcacttatcgTTTTTTATCCATATGGTACTAACATGATGTTGATATAGATAATGAAAAATgtcatatgatcatattatcatattaaattaatatgcCACATCATcgttacttattttatttgaaaggttagattattattaattttaatatatcagTATGTTAtatcattttcaattataataatttaacatGTCAAATCAATACTATGTAATAGAAAATGACAAACgatattttaacaaaattaataattaattatgagaatttattttgctcaaaataaaagtataaggacttaattagttaaaaataaaaatataacgacttgattgaatgtaatgaaagtataagaatttatttgaactGTTTAAAATAGTTTAGGGATTTTTTTGGATATTATACCTAATAATAtcaagttaattttttatcatatatatatatatatgtgtgtgtgtgtgtgtgtataatGCTATTATATATTTCTACTTAAATGCaacaagattttaaaaaaataaattaaaaaaaaat
This window encodes:
- the LOC18606425 gene encoding protein FAM63A; the encoded protein is MSAAAAPHPDAPAASSSSPSPSSVSESKEEAVKDEQNQEQEKQEDIKECMHKTKTIQFLGRTTPIILQNDNGPCPLLAICNILLLRNNLNLSPEISEVSQEKLLSLVAERLIDSNSNVNNKDAGYVENQQQNIADAIDLLPCLATGIDVNIKFRRIDDFEFTPECAIFDLLDIPLYHGWIVDPQDYETASAIGSKSYNAIMGELVALETRNMEVSRKNNSEDCVDFAAATTATLGVPSPSLSKTRSFDDSPRSASDQQRLRKGDLEEEAELLRALKLSEAELPTSVGDPGSLDERSCLKNLVSVDSVDTPEGDKGVEDQNLHWHEPSFSDNCNALSNDSGSKTFFETITREVFSKTDGVNQNQSSYVISGEPTLSNDVVEKSSVETTIVKWSSADELSQIEGAVPVSLAKDTACIDGNNTEISPGGEKIETQSTSATDAQKIPDNVNGCDMTEVSSVSIQNADSDSSSGRIHHADVPEAFTSSLDGSEPIYEGEECILDSVTTTYEDREPIYEGEVILAEQADKKAVEGCNVRSKDEITPQQGELIANFLKNNASQLTFYGLFCLQDGLKERELCVFFRNNHFSTMFKYDGELYLLATDQGYLNQPDLVWEKLNEVNGDTLFMTGNFKEFKVDSHATATWDEQNAMASTADYIASIDSAAQAGLDITSDLQLAIALQQQEFEQQPQRQNVQQPPIVGASRLVTGPQVPRNSGRNSSSSSSKQDAKSKDKCIVM